AGCATGCGTCGCACCGGTCGCGAGCACCAGAGTGTCGTAGGGAATTGCCCGGCCACTCGCGAGCGTGACTGCCTTCGCCGCTCTATCGATGCCCTGCACCTCGCCGAGCAGCGTCGTCACCTCCGGGCGGTCGCGGTAAAGATGGCGGATCGGCCAGGCGATCTCGGAGGTCGCCAGAATGGTGGTCGCGACCTGATAGAGCAGCGGTTGAAAGAGGTGGTGATTGCGCCGATCGATGAGGGTGATGCGGACCGGCGCGCCCTTCAGATCATGGACAAGTTGCAGCCCGCCGAAGCCGCCGCCCACGACCACCACGTGATGTTTCTCCTGCATGGCTGCTGCCTCGTTCGCTGAATAGACACCGCGTCGGCAGCCTTCGCTCCGGCGCCGACGCTTGCAAGGCGCAATGCCGCGCCGTAGACGTCATTCGGCGTACCGGACCGGAACCGCCGTCCCGCTTTTCAGGACTTCCATGGAGATCGAGGCCGTAACGTCGAAAAGCTCCACCTTACGCACGATCTGCTTGTAGACCATGTCATATTGCTCGACTCGCGGCAGGACAACCTTGACGATATAGTCGTAGTTGCCGGTCAACCGGTGCGCCTCGACGATTTCGGGAATGTCGCTGATCGCTCGCCGGAACGTCTCGATCCACTCATCGGAGTGATGTGCCGTCTTGATGAGCGCGAAGACCGTCGTGGGTACGCCCATCTTTTCTCGGTCGAGAACGACGATGCGTCTGGCCACATAGCCCCCCTCTTCCAGCCGCTGGATGCGACGCGAACAGGCCGACAGGGAAAGGTTCACCCGCTCGGCAAGATCGCCCATCGCAACGCTCGCATCTTCCTGCAGAAGTGTGAGAAGTTTACGGTCCCTTTCGTCCAGCACGCCCTTTACTCCTCACCCAACGCCACAGCGACGCCTGAAATTTGCATGAACTGAACAAGCGACGCAAAAAACTC
This DNA window, taken from Sinorhizobium fredii NGR234, encodes the following:
- a CDS encoding Lrp/AsnC family transcriptional regulator, whose translation is MLDERDRKLLTLLQEDASVAMGDLAERVNLSLSACSRRIQRLEEGGYVARRIVVLDREKMGVPTTVFALIKTAHHSDEWIETFRRAISDIPEIVEAHRLTGNYDYIVKVVLPRVEQYDMVYKQIVRKVELFDVTASISMEVLKSGTAVPVRYAE